CGCCGAGAGCCACGAACACTCGACAAAGAGCCAATAACCGCCGGCAAAGCCTTTGCGGCAAAGGCCACCCTTTTTTGAGGGCTGTGACGCTCGGTAAAAGGTCAGCTGCCATGTGGGACACCCGGTCCCACTGGTCAGTTTCGAAGGGTTTAGTCAACAGTCGTATATCGAGCATTGCCGAGCACGACTCTCGACAAAGACATCGTCATATTATTCTTTTTTAATATTTAGCAAATAATTTAAAACTTTTACTGATAAATGTGACCAGTGAAACCACATGTCAGGTAGGAAAATGTTTTTGTGACGTGTTTTTACCGAGGGCGACGTCGGTGCTCTCGGTATAGGTAAACCAAGTGACGGCACCGTCAGTTCCAAACAGGCATGCCACGTGGTTTCTCTTTGCCGTGTGTGGCGCTCGACATCTGCCCCGTTTGCCGTGTGGTGCTTGTTGGCCGTGAGCCCGTGACGGGAACGTCAGTTAGTTGCCGTGAAGCCAGGTTTGTCAAGTGCGACTCTCGGTGTTTGATAAGGACCAAACCTCGATGGAGAGATTCCATCTGTTGTTGTGGCCCGATCTTTTACGACACTTCACCACCACCAATAGCAAACCCTCgtccgcgcacgcgatgtacacgaagtagagggtttgaaccttgcggcctagcacgagaaaaccaatctcgacgaaggtactcacACGCAAAACAATTTACACAAAGAGAAatggcaacacagaggttttctaaagatccctccaaaacttgatacgggtgtctaccctgaaaACACATTGTGTTTATTTCATAAAAAAATAACCTTCTTTACATTGAACACACCATGGCTATTTATAATAGCCGGACACAAGTTTCGCCTATGGCCGTCACACCCGCACACACCTACAACAAATCTAAGAAAATAACCGACTTGAATTAAAAAACGAATGACAGATAGACACCGGTCAAAGAAGTTGCTAAATAAAAtttgggagtacctagaactcatctagatgagacgtaatttggtctcattcacttggaAAACAAGAACGAATACAactcacgtcagcacacacgcatcttatagcatcacatccaatggttataaaaggtgaatgagaccaaattaaatctcatctagatgagttctagcaaaactgataAAACTTGGACTCTAATCACGTTGGACTCTCTTGGTGGGCCCCATCCTGTTTCCTTCAAAGAAAATAATGTCCACCATTGTTAACATGCTCACGTGCACCTGTAGCTCCGGAGGTCTCGATCGGGAGAAGTAGTAGCTGCTTGTGATTGTTTGATTAATCTTAAAGAAGCAAATCTCTTGTACGTGTATAACTTAAAATTGTTTTGGACGGGGCAACCAAAATAAACCTTGATCAAACGTACATGAATCCTTCCTTCCATGCACACACGTGTAGGATGAGCCAAGTCTCGATCGTGGTGGTGATATGATTGTGTATGCTCGAAAAGAAAAAGATATGCGTGTGTAGTACGCGCACAGGATGAGTGGAGGGTCGTGGTCGTTTCGCTTGTCCTGTCAAACACTGCAGCAGCAAAGAACGAAAGAGGAcctctcaaaaaataaaaaagaggtggcaGCGTCAGCCCCTCCGTGGGGGCGAGGCAAGCGCGCACCACCACTCGTCACGGATCAAGACCAGACGCCGGCCGGCCTAGCTTGCTCGGACGGAAGCTAGCTAGATTCCGTGAGATATGCGGGGCACGGCCGGATTGCCGCTGCTggtactggtggtggtggtggcgcttcTGCATGCGGCACGCGGGGCTGGAGCGGCGGTCGGCGGGGGATGCGATCGGAGATGCGGGAGCATGCATGGAGCTGCCGTACCCGTTCGGCTTCTCCAGCGGCTGCACGATACGGCTCGGATGCGACGCCGGCATCGGCGCCGCGTGGCTCGGGGGCGCGGGCGAGCTGGGACTGCTCGTGCGCAACGTCACGCCGCGCTCGATCATCCTCAGCCTGCGCCCGGACTGCTCCCGTCGTTTCAATACGTCCGTCGCGGCGCTCTTCTCAGACAGCTACGCGCCCGCCTCCGGGAACACCCTCATCGTTAGCTCCTGCGACGACCGTGCTAATATCAATAACTGCAGCAGCGGACCGCCTAACCGCTTCCTAGAAAGAAACTCGTCCCACTGCAGCGCCAACGAATCCATCAGATGCATCCTGCCCCGGTGGTCTTCTAACACAGGCGCCCAACATATTCTGGATAGAAGCGAGCTGCTCAGCGCGGACTGCACTGGGCTGGTGTCGTCGATAAGCTACAGCGATACAATGGGGCCAGCACTGATGCTGGGCGCGCTGCAGCTTGACTGGTGGGTGCCGGGGCGGGGCCGCTGCTCACCCAGAGCAAATTGCACCCAGTTCACCGCGCCGACCACTGGTCAGGAGGCGTTCCGCTGCGAATGCCAGGATGGGTTCGAGGGCGACGGCTTCATCAACGGCACCGGTTGCCAGTCGACAGGCACAGCGTCCAGCCGCCAACAACGAGGGCCGTTCGGGGTCTTCGCCGCGGTTACCGCCATCGCCGTGGTGCTACTTGTTCTCAGCATATCGGCTTGCTTCATCTTCCGCCGCTGCCGAAGGCGCAATACCACGACGAAAACCAAACAACCGCTGAAAGCGGTGGCTGCACTCTTCCGCGGCGAACTCGTGGACGATGAGCTCCACCAAGGAGCTGCCGGACCCCGGCAATTTTCCTATGACGACCTCGCTGCTGCAACTGATAACTTCTCCGACGACAGGGCGCTCGGGAGGGGAGGATTTGGGTCAGTTTACCAAGGGTTCCTCAGCGACATGAACCGTGAAGTGGCCGTCAAGAGGGTGTCCGAGACCTCTCGACAAGGATGGAAGGAGTTCGTCTCTGAGGTGAGCTGCTAAGAAAATAGGTAATTTttcgactaatttaatccataagtagataactagcatgacattgacagaactaacaacatactggtactgatctaaacaagcacgtactacgcaaatagtagacaaatctacacatgatgCTAGCACTGCTAATACAAAAATTATCAGAAGAGGGATAAACGcggtataccctccagtaggccatgcagaagccGCTGCCGCGGTGGCAGCAGCAGAAGCGTCCTCGgcagccttcttgtcggcctcggtcttctcggcggcggcgcgttcggcgtcgctggacatggtgatgacggagacgacgcggacgtagaggaagtagtggatcggaggcgagcagtcgcgtagtcacttcccaaaaatctattcgtctctctcccgtacaggaaccagagagacggagtttcggAGACCTCTCTctcgtcgaccgtgtacgcggaggacgggatggagtcaccagcggtagcagcagcaaaggaacgaaggTGGGCGATTCGcatggagcagatgtgatctgatcgtggcggctagggttaggggagaCAACACATTTATATAGACGcaaccgcgtggagagacgtgggcttgactcacgtccgagtccgtgacaaccCACGAtctgacgtctcagatcgtggccctgctgtcagaacctctccattagtgactggcaaaaataagcgcataggtgtgatctcggctcggctcattcccgcaacccgcgccgcgccgcgccgcgtcgCGTCGTGacaaggcgaggcgaggcgaggcgtggcgaggcgggcggcggaggaggagcacgcgagggcctcttctcttctcaagctccaatatcgtgtagaagagccacccttataaaccactctaaCTTTCCTTCCACTAgaatggtgggactaaacttcccaccaccttgtcatgccacttacatgggcccttagagatcaaatctgaaattgtcatatgggctctaggcccatctcacatttcaacaatcccccaccagatctcaggggcccactttgtcctttgttccaaacgctgttttgatatactagtgtttcagtgaagacctgttaaggttgagcttcacctagagcaagtagctacactccttcacaactgaacaatggactatgccttgaattgtcagtttggcgtaaagaagtttcaccacatgtcttactagtactgggctgccgaaggctgacccctcgggtggagcatataagtcacactcctggcctattcatgagcttactagagatcaccccaatctcatagactgtgactagcagtcgggctcacataggtatgttcctccaaagatcgctctgtaggacaacatcttgcttatacatataagccttggaacacattaagacagtaatcatccttccatacagtttccgagagtattgcatctccaatggagtgggttagtaaagttactctcctcagttcaccactggcttgttttcccaggtcctacttcacgggatctccgatcacataggttgggttaccaccatgacaactcatgtgggtctcatacccatctccctcgatgcactatctatcactacacgcgatagccctttcgtaaagggaactgccagattcttagccgtatggacatagtccaacgctatcaccccggagtttcttaattttctgacagcttttaatctcattcttatgtgtttgttggacttcatgttttcctttgaactcttcaccttggtgatgacagtttgattatcacagttcataaggatagctggaactggtttatcaaccaatggcaagtccatcaaaagatctcgaagccatcctgcttcaacaccagaagtgtctaatgctgttaattatgcttccattgtcgatctcgttaagatcgtttgcttgcaagacttccaggaaacagcgccacctccaagagtaaacatatacccagttgtggccttcatctcatcaacatcagagatccaattcgcatcactataccctttaagtaccgacgggtctccggtatagtgaagtccatagttcatagtacctttcagatagcgcataactctttcaaaCGCATGCcattgtacatcacccggtttggaaacaaaccggctcagtttgctcacagcaaacgcgatgtcaggcctcgttgcgctcgctaggtacatcagttaaccaatgatttgagagtatctcaattgatctttagccatgccttttgactttcgaatcaacacgctaggatcatatggtgtttgagatggtgtgcagtccgaatatccaaaacggctcaaCACCTTCTCAATATAATGGGATTgtagaagtgtgatcccaccctcattatctctcagtagcttgatgttcaagataacatcagccacaccaaggtccttcatctcaaagttctgagacagaaacgacttaacctcctcaatgactttgaggttggttccgaatatcagtatgtcatcaacatacaagcatagtataactccttcgcccccaccacggcgatagtatacacacttgtcagcttcattaacaacgaagccaacagatgtcagagttgtattaaacttatcatgccattgcttaggtgcttgcttcaggccatataaagatttcagcaacctacacacctttctttcctgaccatctatcacaaagccatctggctgttgcatgtagatttcctcgtttagctctccattcagaaaagctgtcttaacatccatttgatggacgagaagaccatgcgaggccgccaacgagagtaatactcgaatggtggtcagtctagccacaggtgaataagtatcgaagaaatcttcctcttctttctggtcatagcccttggccacaagcctagccttgtacttttcaatcgtaccatcgggcctaagctttttcttgaacacccacttacatcccaatggtttacaACCATAGGGACAATCAGTGATcttccatgtcccgttagccatgatggaatccatctcgctacggaccgcatccttccagtagtcagcttctggagaggcatacgcttctgaaatagaagtgggagtatcatccacgaggtacacgaagaaatcatcaccagaggtctttgcagtcctttgtctcttgcccctaccaagggtttcctcgtcatcctcctcaggattttcatcatgtgttcattcataatattccataggaatggtaggcttaggagtctcctcagattcctgtctagaagtgctttgcatatctctcataggaaaaatatcctcaaagaatgtagcatccttagactccataattgtaccgaccttctggtcaggtacctcagatttcactactagaaatctatagccaacgctgttcttagcgtagcccaaattaacgcagtccacagtctcgggtccaagcttacgctttttggggatcgacacgttaactttcgccaaacagccccaagtacgcaagtacgaaagtgttgtccttctctttgcccatttctcatagggagtgatctcattatcctttgtcggaactttattcaggacatgacatgccgtcaatatagcctccccccaccatgccttggataaacccgatgtatctaacatggcgttaaccagatcagttagagtacggttttttcgctcggcaaccccatttgactggggagaatagggaggcgtcctctcatgaataatgccatgttccgcacagaaggaatcaaactcactcgagaagtactctccaccacgatccgaCCGGACTCatataattttcttttcaagttggttctcaacttctgccttatagattttaaagtagtgtagagcctcatctttagtatttaacagatatacatagcaatatctagtggaatcatctatcaatgtcatgaagtacttctttccacctttagtcaacacgccattcatctcacaaagatcagaatgtatgagttctaacggtgccaagtgtctctcctccgcagccttgtgaggcttgcgaggttgcttagcttgcacacatgac
Above is a window of Triticum dicoccoides isolate Atlit2015 ecotype Zavitan chromosome 5B, WEW_v2.0, whole genome shotgun sequence DNA encoding:
- the LOC119307434 gene encoding L-type lectin-domain containing receptor kinase IX.1-like, whose translation is MRHAGLERRSAGDAIGDAGACMELPYPFGFSSGCTIRLGCDAGIGAAWLGGAGELGLLVRNVTPRSIILSLRPDCSRRFNTSVAALFSDSYAPASGNTLIVSSCDDRANINNCSSGPPNRFLERNSSHCSANESIRCILPRWSSNTGAQHILDRSELLSADCTGLVSSISYSDTMGPALMLGALQLDWWVPGRGRCSPRANCTQFTAPTTGQEAFRCECQDGFEGDGFINGTGCQSTGTASSRQQRGPFGVFAAVTAIAVVLLVLSISACFIFRRCRRRNTTTKTKQPLKAVAALFRGELVDDELHQGAAGPRQFSYDDLAAATDNFSDDRALGRGGFGSVYQGFLSDMNREVAVKRVSETSRQGWKEFVSELIGWCHGGGGELLLVYDLMHNDSLDTHLYRQDSVLMWPTRYEIVLGVGSALLYLHQDTEQRVVHRDIKPSNIMLDAYFTAKLGDFGLARLINDGRRSHTTGIAGTMGYMDPECVLAGRASVKSDMYSFGVVLLEVACGRRPALVQDDGDVIHLVQWVWDLYGRGKTLSAADARLKEEFDGLEMERVMVVGLWCAHPHRGMRLSIRQAMNVLRFEASLPALPARMPVATYGPPTIPLSSGTLVTSSVSGR